The following proteins come from a genomic window of unidentified bacterial endosymbiont:
- a CDS encoding YhgN family NAAT transporter, with the protein MDIKSTALLLFLAMDSPGNLSVFSAALRHLEPKRRWQVILREMLFALLILLLFLFAGEPLLKGLGLRLETLSIAGGLILFLISLRMIFPQPNGALGLVSNEEPFLVPLAIPLIAGPSAVALILRQAACYPQQLPSVILAVVLAWVASLVVLLSGTFCVRWLGKKGLSTVERLMGLILLLVSIQMMLEGFRSYMPLLQG; encoded by the coding sequence ATGGATATTAAGTCAACCGCGTTGTTGTTGTTTTTAGCGATGGATTCACCGGGGAATTTATCAGTTTTTAGCGCGGCGCTGCGTCATTTGGAACCTAAAAGGCGTTGGCAAGTCATCCTTCGTGAGATGCTGTTTGCACTGCTTATCCTGCTACTATTCTTGTTTGCCGGTGAGCCATTGCTCAAGGGGTTGGGTTTACGATTAGAAACCCTGTCGATAGCGGGTGGATTAATTCTATTTTTAATTTCATTACGAATGATTTTCCCACAGCCTAATGGTGCTTTGGGATTAGTGAGCAACGAAGAGCCTTTCTTGGTTCCGCTAGCGATTCCCTTGATAGCGGGACCTTCGGCGGTCGCTTTAATATTACGACAAGCAGCCTGTTATCCACAGCAGTTACCGAGCGTGATTTTAGCAGTCGTGCTGGCTTGGGTAGCTTCTTTGGTAGTCCTGTTATCAGGCACCTTTTGTGTGCGCTGGCTCGGCAAGAAAGGTCTAAGCACCGTAGAGCGATTGATGGGGCTGATTTTACTATTGGTCTCTATCCAAATGATGTTAGAGGGTTTTCGGTCTTATATGCCCTTGTTACAGGGGTGA
- the asd gene encoding aspartate-semialdehyde dehydrogenase, which translates to MKTIGFVGWRGLVGSVLLQRLQEEQTLHQCRPVFFSTSQAGQLAHPLGPSQHYNLQNADDLEALQALDILITCQGSDYTQRLYHPLRQRGWQGYWIDASAQLRHHPESVIILDPVNRPLITRSLEQGVKTFVGGNCTVSLLLMALGGLFAQGVVEWISMATYQAASGAGAGALHELLQQLYQLHGAIALNPQDLSHSLLDLEHQLTAKARSGELPMNHLGSPLAHNVIPWIDSRLDSGQSREEWKSQAEAHKILGTDQPIPIDGLCVRVAALRCHSQALTIKLKQNLSLPTLEQMIATHNPWIKVIDNQPEATQQCLTPTAVAGSLSIAIGRLHKLTLGPDYLAAFTVGDQLLWGAAEPLRRMLALLLAVG; encoded by the coding sequence ATGAAAACCATTGGTTTTGTCGGTTGGCGCGGCCTGGTAGGGTCCGTATTACTGCAGCGACTGCAGGAAGAGCAGACGCTGCACCAGTGCCGCCCTGTTTTTTTCTCAACCTCGCAAGCGGGACAACTGGCCCACCCGTTAGGGCCGAGTCAGCACTATAACCTGCAGAATGCTGATGATCTTGAGGCCCTACAAGCACTCGATATCCTCATCACCTGCCAGGGCAGCGACTATACACAACGTCTCTACCATCCACTGCGGCAACGAGGCTGGCAAGGCTACTGGATCGATGCCTCGGCGCAATTGCGCCACCATCCAGAGAGCGTCATCATTTTAGATCCAGTCAATCGACCACTCATTACTCGATCTTTAGAGCAGGGCGTAAAAACCTTTGTCGGCGGCAACTGTACTGTTAGCCTGCTGTTAATGGCACTGGGGGGCCTATTTGCCCAGGGTGTCGTCGAGTGGATCTCGATGGCCACTTACCAAGCCGCTTCAGGGGCTGGGGCGGGTGCCTTGCACGAACTATTGCAGCAGTTGTACCAACTGCATGGGGCGATCGCTCTTAACCCTCAGGATCTCAGCCACTCCCTGCTCGATCTTGAACATCAGTTGACCGCCAAGGCCCGTAGCGGTGAGCTACCGATGAACCATTTGGGGAGCCCACTCGCTCACAATGTGATCCCGTGGATTGATAGTCGCCTCGACAGCGGACAAAGCCGTGAAGAGTGGAAAAGCCAAGCAGAAGCGCACAAAATTCTGGGGACTGACCAGCCCATTCCTATTGATGGTCTCTGTGTTCGGGTCGCCGCCTTACGCTGCCATAGTCAAGCCTTAACCATTAAATTAAAGCAAAACCTGTCACTGCCCACACTGGAGCAGATGATTGCGACGCATAACCCTTGGATCAAGGTGATTGATAATCAGCCAGAAGCCACCCAACAGTGCTTGACCCCGACTGCCGTCGCCGGCAGTTTATCCATCGCCATTGGCCGTCTACACAAACTCACACTAGGCCCTGACTATTTAGCAGCCTTTACCGTAGGCGATCAGCTGCTATGGGGGGCTGCTGAGCCTCTGCGGCGTATGCTAGCGTTGTTACTAGCGGTAGGCTAA
- the rpoH gene encoding RNA polymerase sigma factor RpoH translates to MTIKTEAWACLVPQGSLEGYIRAVGRFPLLSAEEEQQLAERLFYKADLEAAKSLILSHLRFVVRIARNYSGYGLPQADLIQEGNIGLMKAVKRFDPTVGVRLVSFAIHWIKAEIHEYVLRNWRIVKVATTKAQRKLFFNLRKTKQRLGWFNQDEVALVADALGVSGEDVREMESRMVAQDLSFDVNPDDDPTESVVPPLYLEDKLSNFSVGIEAENWETHAADKLSQALQNLEERTQQIIRARWLDPQKATLQALADRYSISAERIRQLEQKGLKELQHHMTA, encoded by the coding sequence ATGACAATAAAAACAGAAGCTTGGGCCTGTTTAGTTCCTCAGGGGAGCTTGGAAGGCTATATTCGGGCGGTGGGCCGTTTTCCTCTGTTATCCGCTGAAGAGGAGCAACAGCTGGCTGAGCGTCTATTTTACAAAGCAGATTTAGAGGCTGCTAAGTCGCTGATTTTATCCCATTTACGATTTGTGGTGCGGATTGCTCGTAATTATTCTGGTTACGGCTTGCCGCAAGCCGATCTGATTCAAGAGGGCAATATTGGGTTGATGAAAGCGGTCAAGCGTTTTGATCCGACGGTGGGCGTTCGATTGGTCTCCTTTGCGATTCACTGGATTAAAGCGGAGATCCATGAGTATGTACTGCGTAATTGGCGCATTGTTAAAGTTGCTACCACCAAAGCACAACGTAAACTATTTTTTAACTTGCGGAAAACCAAACAGCGACTAGGGTGGTTTAATCAAGATGAAGTGGCCTTAGTGGCGGATGCTTTGGGCGTCAGCGGTGAGGATGTGCGTGAGATGGAGTCACGCATGGTGGCGCAAGATCTGTCGTTTGATGTTAATCCGGACGATGATCCCACTGAGAGTGTGGTTCCTCCGCTGTATTTAGAGGATAAGCTGTCCAATTTTTCCGTGGGCATTGAAGCAGAAAATTGGGAAACGCATGCGGCCGATAAGCTGAGCCAGGCACTACAGAATTTAGAGGAACGCACGCAGCAGATTATCCGTGCCCGTTGGTTAGATCCACAGAAAGCGACTTTACAAGCGTTAGCCGATCGCTACAGCATATCAGCCGAGCGCATTCGCCAGCTAGAGCAGAAAGGGTTAAAGGAGTTGCAACACCATATGACAGCGTAA
- the ftsY gene encoding signal recognition particle-docking protein FtsY, with the protein MTKKTRSRLLTWLLGNSDHPGQAIELPPTALESSDSAGGPEAVSSSASDGNRQPKAASEPTPAVRPDSEPALQRLSQRLRQTKQALGAHFFGLLQRRVVDRELLDRLETQFLLADVGLPTTTKMMQRLEQAFKSGQIPDSQALQAHLKKLLQQLLQPVECPLRFATDSPPYVVLMVGVNGVGKTTTLGKLAYQLQREGHSVMLAAGDTFRAAAVEQLQIWGDRYQIPVIAQPSGADAAAVAFDALQAAKARKVDILLIDTAGRLHNKEHLMASLQKMVRVIKKVDERAPQEILLTLDATTGQNALSQVRLFHEAVGITGLVLSKLEGSAKGGIVLALAEQFGIPIRYIGLGEQPDDLRSFVANDFIEALLTPEEMLDSEP; encoded by the coding sequence ATGACAAAAAAAACGCGATCACGGCTACTCACGTGGCTGCTCGGCAACTCCGATCACCCAGGGCAGGCCATCGAGTTGCCACCAACAGCACTGGAATCTAGTGATAGTGCGGGGGGGCCGGAAGCAGTCTCCTCCAGTGCTAGCGACGGCAACAGACAGCCAAAGGCTGCCAGCGAACCAACCCCCGCTGTCAGACCCGATTCAGAGCCTGCTTTACAGCGTTTATCTCAGCGGTTACGGCAAACCAAGCAGGCCTTAGGGGCCCATTTTTTCGGTCTATTACAGCGTCGAGTGGTTGATCGTGAACTGTTAGACCGTTTGGAAACGCAGTTCTTGTTGGCAGATGTGGGTTTGCCGACGACCACTAAAATGATGCAGCGATTAGAGCAAGCGTTTAAAAGCGGCCAGATCCCGGACTCGCAGGCGCTGCAGGCCCATTTAAAAAAGTTATTGCAGCAGCTGTTACAACCGGTTGAATGCCCGTTGAGGTTTGCAACAGACTCCCCTCCTTATGTAGTATTGATGGTGGGGGTCAATGGCGTTGGCAAGACCACCACCCTGGGTAAGCTGGCCTACCAGCTGCAACGGGAGGGACACTCGGTCATGCTGGCTGCCGGAGATACTTTTCGGGCAGCGGCGGTAGAACAGCTGCAGATCTGGGGCGATCGTTACCAGATTCCGGTGATTGCCCAACCGAGCGGCGCTGATGCTGCAGCGGTGGCTTTTGATGCACTACAGGCGGCTAAGGCGCGAAAAGTAGATATCTTATTGATAGATACTGCTGGCCGTTTGCACAATAAAGAGCACTTGATGGCCTCACTGCAGAAAATGGTTCGGGTGATAAAAAAAGTAGATGAGCGGGCGCCCCAGGAGATCTTATTAACCTTGGATGCGACGACCGGTCAAAACGCGCTGAGTCAGGTGAGGCTGTTTCATGAAGCAGTCGGGATCACAGGGCTAGTGTTAAGCAAACTAGAGGGGAGTGCCAAAGGCGGAATTGTCTTGGCTTTAGCTGAACAGTTCGGGATCCCGATTCGTTATATTGGTTTGGGTGAGCAGCCAGACGATCTTCGCTCCTTTGTCGCCAACGATTTTATTGAAGCGTTACTGACACCGGAGGAGATGCTGGATAGCGAGCCTTAA
- the rsmD gene encoding 16S rRNA (guanine(966)-N(2))-methyltransferase RsmD, with the protein MNNRLLSQPPGHVRIIGGRWRGRKLAVLAEQGLRPTSHRLRETLFNWLAPMLPGAAVLDCFAGSGALGIEALSRDASYLRLLEHNPLVAQQLGQVLQRLESQAATVLTVDSRDYLAQPADRRFNIVFLDPPFYQALPQALFIQLERYHWLAEEAWIYLETEADWLPATLPNHWYLHRETRSRQVAYRLYQRQPITAHPCNKGI; encoded by the coding sequence ATGAATAACCGTTTACTATCGCAGCCCCCTGGCCACGTGCGCATCATCGGCGGCCGTTGGCGCGGCAGAAAACTAGCCGTTTTAGCTGAACAGGGTCTGCGCCCCACCAGTCATCGCCTACGCGAGACCCTCTTCAACTGGCTAGCACCAATGCTTCCAGGTGCTGCTGTGCTAGACTGCTTTGCTGGCAGCGGTGCGCTCGGCATAGAGGCGTTATCACGCGATGCCAGTTACCTGCGCCTACTGGAGCATAATCCCTTAGTGGCACAGCAATTAGGTCAAGTACTCCAGCGGCTCGAAAGCCAGGCTGCCACGGTACTGACTGTCGATAGTCGAGATTATCTGGCACAACCAGCCGATCGCCGTTTTAATATCGTTTTTCTCGATCCACCCTTCTATCAAGCGTTGCCACAAGCACTGTTTATCCAGCTTGAACGTTATCATTGGCTGGCAGAAGAGGCCTGGATCTACCTTGAAACAGAAGCAGACTGGCTACCAGCCACTCTTCCTAACCATTGGTATCTACACCGTGAGACTAGGAGCCGCCAAGTCGCTTATCGGCTCTATCAGCGGCAGCCCATCACTGCTCACCCCTGTAACAAGGGCATATAA